The genomic window GACGGGCAAGATTGTGGCTCCTCCGGGGACGACCGAAGCATACCAGAAGTATCTGGAGCTGGACCCGAACGGTCCGTTTGCGAATGAAGTGAAAGGCGTGCTGCAGGGCATGGGTGAGACCATCAAGAGCAGCTATAAGGCGCCGAAGAAGTAAGCAGGAGCGAGGAAGAAAAAAGAGGCAGGGAGCGTTCCCTGCCTCTTTTGTTTTTTGGGGGGGCTACTGGAGGAGTTTTTCAACCAGCTGCTGCGCGCTGTTGGCCTGGGCCAGGGCGCTGATGCCGGTCTGGCTCAGGATTTCGTATTTGGAGAGGTTGGAGGTAGCAGTGGCGTAGTCGGTAGCCATGACGTCATTTTCCGCCGAGAGTGTGTTGGTGGACTCGGTGCTCATGACGTTGGAAACCGCCTGTAGGGTGTTGATCTGTGCGCCGACGGTACCGCGGTCGGCGGCGATGGTGGAGATGGCGGAGGTGATCTTGGTCAGTTCCGCCTGGGCTGTGGCCTGGTCTGTGAAGCCGGCAAAGGTCAGTCCAAGTGTTGTGGAGTCGACCTGGGCCAGGGCCGTGGTATCGTTCTGCTGGCTGGTCGTGCCGTCGGAGGTGTAAATGGCGGCCGTGGTGCCGAAGGTCTTGATGCCGTTGTACTCGGTGTTGGTGTTGATGTTGTTGATCTCACCGATGATGTTGAGGTACTCGGAGTTGGCCGCTGAGATCTGGGTGGAGTTCAGCGTGCCGTTGGAGGCCTCCGTTGCCAGTGTTACTGCGCGGTTGAGCAGGCTGGTGATCTGAGACATGGCCCCGTCGGCCACTTGCAGGAAGTCGACGCCTTCGCTGGCGTTGCTGGCTGACTGCGAAAGGGCCGTGGAGGCCGCCTGCAGGCCATTGGCCAGAGAGAGACCGGCGGCGTCATCGGCGCCGGAGTTGATGCGTGAACCGGAGGAAAGCTGCTGGAGGGTCTTCTGCAGGTTGAGCTGCGTCTGGTTGAGGTTGTTTGCTGCATAGACAGCGGAGATATTATTCAGGACACCCAGTGACATAGATGCTGTGCTCCTCTTGATTTTGAATTTGGGGGGCCAGCATTTCCTGCGGCCCGGATTACCCACTGGCTTCATCGGCGCGGGCGACGGGGGCTTTATGGGGCGGGTCCGGTTTGGCACACTACGTGCGCCGGAGAAGGGTGAGAACGGGCGGTCCTCCCACATTTGAACCTTTTCCTCTCCTTGCCGATAAGCCCCTTATCACAGACAAGGACCCTCCACGCATGATTGAACTGACAAGATTGAACGGGCAGCCGATGGTTGTGAACAGCGACCTGATCAAATACGTCGAGTCGTCTCCGGACACGATGCTGACCCTGATCCACGGCGAAAAGATTGTCGTGGCCGAGCCGGGCGAGGAGGTGGTCCGGCGCGTGACCGAATACCGGACGCGGCTGCTGGCCGAAGTGATGAGACGGGTTGCCGGCGGCGATGCGGCGGCGATGGGTACGGCAGCGTCCGGCGCCGCGGGGCTACGGATTGTGGCCGCGCAGGCGGCGTTGGAAGATGCGCCCGGGGAAGAGGAAGCGCTGCTGCAGCGCAGACGCAGGGACAGATCCATCCAATTGTGAGACGCGACCATGGACAAAAGCAGCTTTACAGGATTGTTGCTGGCGCTGGCCGGAATTCTGGCCGGACTGCTCATCGAAGGCGGGCATATCGGGCAGATTCTGCAGCCGACGGCGGCCATGATTGTGCTGGGGGGCACCATCGGGGCGGTGATGCTTCAGTATCCTCTGGCCACAGTGGGAGCGGCCTTCGGGCGGCTGGCGCAGGTATTCTTCGCCAAAAACAAGGACGCGGAGGCGACGGTGAAGCTGCTGCTGGGCTTTGCCAACAAGGCGCGGCGCAGCGGCATTGTTTCCCTGGACCAGGACCTGGCCTCGATTGGCGATCCATTTCTGAAGCAGGCGCTGATGCTGGCCGTCGATGGTACCGAGCCGGCCGAGCTGCGCAAGATCATGGAGCTGCACCTGGAGAACCAGGCCGAATCCGAAGATGCCATACCGGCGGTTTTTGAGTCGGCGGGAGGATTTGCGCCGACGATTGGCATTATTGGCGCGGTGATGGGGCTGATCCAGGTGATGCAGCGGCTGGACCACATGGATGAAGTGGGCCGGGGCATCGCGGTGGCCTTTGTGGCGACCATTTACGGTGTGGGATGCGCGAACATCTTTTTTCTTCCGGCGGCGGGCAAGCTGCGTCACCGGATCAGCGAGGAGCGCCGGTTGAAGGAGATGGTGCTGGAAGGCGTGATCTCGATTCTGGAGGGCATGAACCCGCGCATGATTGAGATCAAGCTGCAGGGGTTTCATCCGACCACGGGCAGGAAAACGAAGAAAGAGAAAGGCGCGGTGGAGACGCAGGCGGCATGAAGCAGAAACACGAAAAGCATGCTCCGAACCACGAGCGGTGGCTGGTTTCCTATGCTGACTTCATCACGTTGATGTTTGCTTTTTTTGTCGTGATGTACGCCAGTTCCAAGGCAGACCTGAAGAAGCAGGCCGCCGTGGCCCAGGCGATCAATTCGGCATTCCAGTCCCTGGGGCTGTTTCAGTCCCCGGAGAAGGAACAGAACAAGGCGGCCGCAGCGCTGGCCACTTCGCAGGACGCGCCGGTTTCTCCGATGAATGTGGTGATGGGCGAGCAGATGATGGCATCGTCGGAGGTGCGGGAAGACCTGGAGCGCATCAAGAAGCACCTGGAGCGGCTGCTCTCCAACCAGATTGCGCGGCACGTGGTGGCGATCCGGATTGGACGGGACGGGCTGGTGATTTCTCTGCGCGAGGCCGGTTTTTATGAGAGCGGCTCGGCGGCGCCGCAACCGGAGTCGGTCAGGACGCTGGATGAAATTGCCGAGGCGCTGCGGACAACGCCATATGACATTCGCATTGAGGGGCACACGGACAATGTGCCGATCCACAACGGGCAGTTTGATTCGAACTGGGAGCTTTCGACGGCGCGGGCGACGCGGCTGGCCCGGATGTTTATTGTGGCCCACCACTATGCACCGGCGCGGCTTTCAGCCTCAGGCTATGCGGAGTTTCATCCGGTGGCGAGCAATGATTCGGCCGACGGGCGTTCGCAGAACCGGCGTGTGGACATCATTGTGCTGCCCAGCATGACGGCGCCCGCGCGCGCTCCGGCAGTTGTGGTGCGGGACCTGAAGCCGGAGGCGATCAATGCCGCGTTGGCCCGGCCACTCCCAGCAGCTTCACGATGACGCGTTTGCGGCGCTGGCCATCAAATTCGGCATAGAAGGCGCGCTGCCAGGTGCCGAGGTCCAGATGGCCGTCGGTGATGGGCAGAGTGACTTCATGGTGCAGCAGCAGGGACTTCAGGTGCGCGTCGGCGTTGTCCTCCCCGGTCTGATGATGGCGGTAATCGGGGCGTGCGGGGGCGAGCCGTTCCAGCCACTCTTCGATGTCGGCAATCAGGCCACTCTCATGATCGTTGACATAGACGGCGGCGGTGATGTGCATGGGAGAGACAAAGCAAAAGCCATCGCGGATGCCGCTGCGGGCAACGATTTCCTCAAGCTGCGGCGTGATGTGGACGATCTCCTGCCGCTTTCTGGTGTGGAAGACCAGATACTCCGTGTACGTCTTCAGCATTCCTGTGGCTTCCGGCATGCTTTTTATTTTGCCGCAAGCAGGAACAAAAGTGGGACGGGGTGAGGGAAATCTTCCGGCGGCCTACTTTTTGGACATGGAGCGCAGATAGATGACCAGGTTCCAGATTTCGTCCGGCTTGGCGCGCGGTCCTTCGCCGGGCATCTGGCCTTTGCCGTTTTCGATGATGTCGTAGAGCTGGCGGTCGGAGAAGTCCTTGAGCGCATCGGGTTTGGTGTAGTCGCGGAGGGTGAGCTTCATGTCGCTGGCGACATCGCCTTTGCCGTCGCCTTTCTCGCCGTGGCACATGGCGCAATCGTAGCTATAGATTTTTTTGGCGCGGGCCTGGGACTCGGGTGTGGGCCTGACGGGATTGCTCTGCGGCCCGGATGAGGACGGCGATGAAGGTTGTTGCGATGATGGCTGGTCCTGTGCGGCAGAAAAGAGAGCAACCAGCAGCAGCGCTGAAGAGACGAGCAAAGGCTTCAACACAGCGGCCTCCAGAGAGATGTAGGGTGGAACCGGGAAGAATGGTACACCCCTCGGGAGGGAAAGGGAAAGATGTTCCTTGATGGGATGGAAACTGCGATGCGGCGGCCCAGGTAGGGCGGGGTCATTGTTTCAGCTGCTGCCTGTACCACTCCACGGTGCGGCGAAGCCCCTCCTCGAAACTGATGGAAGGTTCATAACCAAAGGCCTCGCGGGCGGCGCTGATGTCGGCCAGCGAGTTCTGGATATCGCCGGTACGCGGCGGTCCG from Pseudacidobacterium ailaaui includes these protein-coding regions:
- a CDS encoding flagellar motor protein, with protein sequence MDKSSFTGLLLALAGILAGLLIEGGHIGQILQPTAAMIVLGGTIGAVMLQYPLATVGAAFGRLAQVFFAKNKDAEATVKLLLGFANKARRSGIVSLDQDLASIGDPFLKQALMLAVDGTEPAELRKIMELHLENQAESEDAIPAVFESAGGFAPTIGIIGAVMGLIQVMQRLDHMDEVGRGIAVAFVATIYGVGCANIFFLPAAGKLRHRISEERRLKEMVLEGVISILEGMNPRMIEIKLQGFHPTTGRKTKKEKGAVETQAA
- a CDS encoding flagellin, with translation MSLGVLNNISAVYAANNLNQTQLNLQKTLQQLSSGSRINSGADDAAGLSLANGLQAASTALSQSASNASEGVDFLQVADGAMSQITSLLNRAVTLATEASNGTLNSTQISAANSEYLNIIGEINNINTNTEYNGIKTFGTTAAIYTSDGTTSQQNDTTALAQVDSTTLGLTFAGFTDQATAQAELTKITSAISTIAADRGTVGAQINTLQAVSNVMSTESTNTLSAENDVMATDYATATSNLSKYEILSQTGISALAQANSAQQLVEKLLQ
- a CDS encoding secondary thiamine-phosphate synthase enzyme YjbQ, producing MPEATGMLKTYTEYLVFHTRKRQEIVHITPQLEEIVARSGIRDGFCFVSPMHITAAVYVNDHESGLIADIEEWLERLAPARPDYRHHQTGEDNADAHLKSLLLHHEVTLPITDGHLDLGTWQRAFYAEFDGQRRKRVIVKLLGVAGPTRH
- a CDS encoding c-type cytochrome translates to MKPLLVSSALLLVALFSAAQDQPSSQQPSSPSSSGPQSNPVRPTPESQARAKKIYSYDCAMCHGEKGDGKGDVASDMKLTLRDYTKPDALKDFSDRQLYDIIENGKGQMPGEGPRAKPDEIWNLVIYLRSMSKK
- a CDS encoding flagellar FlbD family protein produces the protein MRTGGPPTFEPFPLLADKPLITDKDPPRMIELTRLNGQPMVVNSDLIKYVESSPDTMLTLIHGEKIVVAEPGEEVVRRVTEYRTRLLAEVMRRVAGGDAAAMGTAASGAAGLRIVAAQAALEDAPGEEEALLQRRRRDRSIQL
- a CDS encoding flagellar motor protein MotB; amino-acid sequence: MKQKHEKHAPNHERWLVSYADFITLMFAFFVVMYASSKADLKKQAAVAQAINSAFQSLGLFQSPEKEQNKAAAALATSQDAPVSPMNVVMGEQMMASSEVREDLERIKKHLERLLSNQIARHVVAIRIGRDGLVISLREAGFYESGSAAPQPESVRTLDEIAEALRTTPYDIRIEGHTDNVPIHNGQFDSNWELSTARATRLARMFIVAHHYAPARLSASGYAEFHPVASNDSADGRSQNRRVDIIVLPSMTAPARAPAVVVRDLKPEAINAALARPLPAASR